From the Osmerus eperlanus chromosome 21, fOsmEpe2.1, whole genome shotgun sequence genome, one window contains:
- the LOC134007216 gene encoding inhibin beta B chain-like, producing the protein MSSCIVKVALFVACALSINCTVAPGTETHTVSQDTCTSCGIGQPEESGRVDIDFLEAVKRHILSRLQMKDRPNITHPIPKAAMVTALRKLHSGKVREDGRVEIPNLDGHATNNEVVEETSEIISFAETDELVSSKSSLFFLISNEGNQHLQVTQANLWLYFKLLPPPLDRGPTRRKVTIKVYYQEPGLGSKWNLVEKRVELKRSGWHTFPLTEAIQMVFEKGDRRQNLDVRCEGCEDLAVLPILLNQNDESHRPFMVVHARQADNKHRIRKRGLECDGSSSLCCRQQFYIDFRLIGWNDWIIAPSGYFGNYCEGNCPAYMAGVPGSASSFHTAVVNQYRMRGMSPGSMNSCCIPTKLSTMSMLYFDDEYNIVKRDVPNMIVEECGCA; encoded by the exons ATGAGTAGCTGTATAGTTAAAGTGGCATTGTTTGTGGCTTGCGCGCTCTCCATAAACTGCACGGTAGCTCCTGGAACTGAGACGCACACTGTGTCCCAGGATACTTGCACGTCGTGTGGCATCGGCCAGCCAGAAGAGTCGGGGAGGGTGGACATCGACTTTCTGGAGGCAGTGAAGAGGCATATCCTGAGCAGGTTACAGATGAAGGATAGACCCAACATCACCCATCCCATCCCGAAGGCGGCGATGGTGACTGCGCTTCGGAAACTTCACTCCGGGAAAGTGCGCGAGGACGGGAGAGTGGAAATCCCGAACCTTGACGGACATGCCACCAACAATGAGGTCGTGGAAGAGACCTCTGAGATCATCAGTTTTGCAGAGACAG ATGAGCTGGTGTCATCAAAGTCCAGCCTCTTCTTCCTGATCTCCAATGAGGGGAACCAGCACCTGCAGGTGACCCAGGCTAACCTGTGGCTCTATTTCaagctcctgccccctcccttggACCGGGGCCCCACCAGGCGGAAGGTGACGATCAAGGTCTACTACCAGGAGCCTGGCCTGGGCAGCAAGTGGAACCTGGTGGAGAAGAGGGTGGAGCTGAAGCGCAGCGGCTGGCACACCTTCCCCCTGACGGAAGCCATCCAGATGGTGTTTGAGAAGGGCGACCGGCGGCAGAACTTGGACGTGCGCTGCGAGGGCTGCGAGGACCTGGCCGTGTTGCCCATCCTGCTCAACCAGAACGACGAGTCCCACCGGCCCTTCATGGTGGTCCACGCCAGGCAGGCCGACAACAAGCACCGCATCCGCAAGCGCGGCCTGGAGTGCGACGGCAGCAGCAGCCTGTGCTGCAGACAGCAGTTCTACATTGACTTCCGCCTCATCGGCTGGAACGACTGGATCATCGCCCCGTCGGGCTACTTTGGGAACTACTGCGAGGGGAACTGCCCAGCCTACATGGCGGGGGTCCCAGGGTCAGCCTCTTCCTTCCACACAGCGGTGGTCAACCAGTACCGCATGAGGGGGATGAGTCCAGGGTCCATGAACTCCTGCTGCATTCCCACCAAGCTCAGCACCATGTCTATGCTCTACTTTGATGATGAGTATAACATCGTCAAGAGAGATGTGCCCAATATGATTGTGGAGGAGTGCGGCTGTGCTTGA